The following are encoded together in the Astyanax mexicanus isolate ESR-SI-001 chromosome 8, AstMex3_surface, whole genome shotgun sequence genome:
- the LOC125804043 gene encoding uncharacterized protein LOC125804043 produces MDWRWTFSVHPPEAESGAPEASPPRTPPLSVDSAMDLSSDDCSVLSAGLLSLGQVPPSWVKLKARIQEVDLISDDTSLQSLGEVPRSRVECIEASLLTSHPEPSPPSPSPARHRIPHLQVVSDPEISPQNFDVLLPFCCQEAPVADLPTPTTTYLETSQQDDTGLPSPTNNTWGRFRKCLANIFSSMSSCFRSRDRVVVLIGEADKLHWLDIDIPKPDSEPVPAAKRGWLLRVLRRFRRASRRG; encoded by the exons ATGGACTGGCGCTGGACTTTTAGCGTCCATCCACCTGAG GCGGAGTCTGGTGCTCCAGAGGCTTCACCTCCTCGTACTCCGCCTCTTTCT GTGGATTCTGCGATGGACCTCAGCTCAGATGACTGCAGCGTTCTGTCCGCCGGTCTTCTGTCGCTGGGTCAAGTGCCACCCTCCTGGGTGAAACTGAAGGCCCGTATTCAGGAG GTGGACCTCATCTCAGATGACACCAGTCTACAGTCGCTGGGTGAAGTGCCACGCTCCAGGGTGGAG TGCATAGAAGCTTCCCTGCTCACCTCCCACCCAGAGCCTTCACCGCCTTCACCCTCCCCTGCAAGGCATCGCATCCCTCACCTGCAG GTGGTTTCTGATCCGGAGATCAGCCCACAGAACTTTGACGTTCTTCTGCCGTTTTGC TGCCAGGAAGCTCCGGTGGCAGACCtgcccacccccaccaccacctacCTGGAGACATCCCAGCAGGACGACACCGGACTGCCCTCACCGACCAACAACACCTGGGGCAGGTTTCGTAAGTGCCTCGCTAACATCTTTAGCAGCATGTCTAGCTGTTTCAGGTCACGTGACCGGGTCGTGGTGCTGATCGGCGAGGCGGACAAACTTCACTGGCTGGACATCGACATCCCAAAGCCTGATTCTGAGCCAGTGCCTGCTGCCAAG AGAGGATGGCTTCTGCGCGTCCTGCGTCGCTTCAGGAGGGCGTCTAGGAGGGGGTGA